A section of the Pseudomonas tritici genome encodes:
- a CDS encoding lipase family protein, translating to MTLDAWKQSFFSDRKPACSVRGHWVSFCLVDELGVGTAYGGLPYTVHDSAGQQYKGRLDGEGFAKLQDIYCGPVVLVFDDLYSGTEQPYHWLMLRSTYKLPITELQIRAEQTRFAASDGRRPDSNPAQQKANRFYQVEVRDLVRHVAHLPPIMRRTYQPQQHALKMMGDLGFGPPQSILAGIVLFPNNHTAMEVRPLRALRPMLSTADSFCALNLYQLALMATLSYCHFGQEPPKKPHDQVQFPLNPSVGHLFAEELSGYHEAWRFDAEQVDRFYPLYEEVPYSRRFEILPFDPELYPQNQPELEDEQEHPANLHFFDDEKFGTDTQAFITHHDDVILIAVRGTASAADGLRDANAHQVDFLEGVGKAHEGFYEAYRAMRNFVLRYLDQFHTDQRIIICGHSLGGAIALLLAEGLRRAPDANYNILLYTYGAPRAADAEFTAGASTLVHHRIVNHNDPVPSVPAPWMNTTAKLWVPGAVTLFSAPAPGGLLFAAGLVRFGGNPYQHHGEQQHFMPIMLADGTRSSVLWKPGCESIQEAGCNRALQVHGDMPDRENLLKQLFQANQHFMTASYIPAAWATLRRWQQTQESDGPLVTPREFELLDHALEGMRQQLRNKRRELARLRPANDRGYEHNEALNAEIDRLHTSRERLATLRWRRLDARDVYGSHAHGAHLQPSLKRWFSHRENREPAQVASIPPATQTEWGRAQTLDIDSIV from the coding sequence ATGACGCTGGATGCATGGAAGCAATCTTTTTTCAGTGATAGAAAGCCGGCCTGTTCAGTGCGTGGGCATTGGGTGAGCTTTTGCCTCGTCGATGAACTGGGCGTGGGAACGGCATACGGTGGCCTGCCTTACACTGTCCACGATAGTGCAGGGCAGCAGTACAAAGGCAGGTTAGATGGAGAAGGGTTTGCCAAGTTGCAAGATATTTATTGTGGGCCTGTGGTGCTTGTTTTTGATGACCTGTATTCAGGTACAGAGCAGCCCTATCATTGGCTGATGTTGCGTTCCACCTACAAGCTACCTATCACCGAGCTTCAAATTCGGGCGGAGCAGACTCGGTTTGCTGCTTCTGATGGCCGGCGGCCCGACAGTAATCCTGCTCAGCAAAAGGCCAACCGGTTTTATCAAGTTGAAGTGCGTGATTTAGTCCGTCATGTCGCCCACTTGCCACCGATTATGCGACGGACTTATCAACCCCAGCAGCATGCATTGAAAATGATGGGTGACTTGGGATTCGGGCCCCCTCAGTCGATCTTGGCAGGAATCGTGTTGTTTCCCAACAACCACACCGCTATGGAGGTTCGACCACTGCGGGCCTTACGCCCGATGCTTTCAACGGCAGACAGTTTCTGTGCCTTGAACCTTTATCAGCTGGCACTGATGGCCACCTTGAGTTATTGCCATTTCGGCCAGGAGCCACCTAAAAAGCCTCACGACCAGGTTCAATTCCCCCTCAACCCAAGCGTCGGCCATCTATTTGCCGAAGAGCTATCGGGTTACCACGAGGCTTGGCGATTTGATGCAGAGCAAGTGGACCGTTTCTACCCCCTTTACGAAGAGGTCCCTTACTCCCGGCGTTTTGAGATTCTACCTTTCGATCCTGAGTTATACCCACAAAACCAACCGGAGCTGGAGGATGAGCAGGAGCACCCAGCCAATTTGCACTTTTTCGATGATGAAAAGTTTGGGACGGATACCCAGGCTTTTATCACCCATCACGATGACGTAATCCTGATTGCCGTGCGTGGTACCGCGAGCGCTGCAGACGGGTTGCGAGATGCCAACGCCCATCAGGTGGATTTTCTCGAGGGTGTCGGCAAGGCTCACGAAGGTTTTTATGAGGCCTACCGGGCAATGCGTAATTTCGTGCTGCGCTACCTAGACCAATTCCACACCGACCAACGAATAATCATCTGCGGCCACAGCCTGGGCGGCGCAATCGCTTTGCTTTTGGCAGAAGGCCTACGCCGAGCACCGGATGCCAACTACAACATCCTCCTCTATACCTACGGCGCCCCCCGCGCCGCTGATGCCGAATTCACAGCAGGCGCCTCCACCTTGGTCCACCACCGCATCGTCAACCACAACGACCCAGTTCCCAGCGTCCCGGCGCCATGGATGAACACCACCGCCAAACTCTGGGTCCCTGGTGCCGTCACCCTGTTCAGTGCCCCTGCACCGGGCGGCCTGCTGTTCGCCGCCGGTCTGGTTCGTTTCGGTGGGAACCCTTATCAGCACCATGGCGAACAACAACACTTCATGCCGATCATGCTCGCGGATGGCACGCGTTCTTCGGTGCTTTGGAAGCCCGGTTGTGAATCCATTCAAGAAGCGGGTTGCAACCGAGCGTTGCAAGTCCACGGCGACATGCCCGACCGCGAAAACCTGCTAAAACAGCTGTTCCAGGCCAACCAGCACTTCATGACCGCCAGCTACATCCCGGCTGCCTGGGCGACGTTGCGTCGCTGGCAACAAACCCAGGAAAGCGACGGCCCATTGGTCACGCCAAGAGAGTTTGAATTACTTGATCATGCACTGGAGGGCATGCGCCAGCAGTTGCGAAACAAACGCAGGGAACTGGCCCGGCTAAGACCTGCCAACGACCGTGGCTATGAACACAACGAAGCCTTGAACGCCGAGATCGATCGCTTGCACACCAGCCGCGAGCGCCTTGCCACCCTGCGCTGGCGCCGTCTGGACGCCCGTGATGTCTACGGCAGTCACGCCCACGGCGCTCATTTGCAACCCAGCCTCAAGCGCTGGTTCAGCCACCGTGAAAACCGTGAACCGGCCCAGGTCGCCAGTATCCCTCCCGCCACGCAAACCGAATGGGGGAGGGCGCAAACGCTGGATATCGACTCGATCGTATGA
- the codA gene encoding cytosine deaminase has product MHIINARLRNREGLHDLHLEHGRIASITPQSGAPSAAADALDAAGNLVIPPFVEPHIHLDATLTAGEPRWNMSGTLFEGIECWGERKATITQEDTKARAKKTIQTLAAHGIQHVRTHVDVTDPDLTALKAMLQVREESTHLIDLQIVAFPQEGIESYRNGRELMEEAIRLGADVIGGIPHFEYTRDQGVSSVKFLMDLAERTGCLVDVHCDETDDPHSRFLEVLAEEARSRDMGARVTASHTTAMGSYDNAYCAKLFRLLGHSGISFVSCPTESIHLQGRFDTFPKRRGVTRVNELLEAGMNVCFGQDSIVDPWYPLGNGNILRVLEAGLHICHMLGYRNLQSALDLVTDNSAKAMALGDRYGLEPGRPANLLILSADSDYEVIRSQGLPLYSIRNGNVLMKRQPAQVEFM; this is encoded by the coding sequence ATGCACATCATCAACGCCCGCCTGCGCAACCGTGAAGGCCTGCATGATCTGCACCTGGAACATGGCCGGATCGCCAGCATCACCCCACAATCGGGCGCACCGAGTGCGGCGGCCGACGCCCTGGACGCCGCCGGCAACCTGGTGATTCCACCCTTTGTCGAACCGCATATCCATCTCGACGCCACCCTGACCGCCGGCGAGCCGCGCTGGAACATGAGCGGCACCCTGTTCGAAGGCATCGAATGCTGGGGCGAACGCAAAGCCACCATCACCCAGGAAGACACCAAGGCCCGCGCCAAAAAGACTATCCAGACCCTCGCCGCCCACGGTATCCAGCATGTGCGCACCCACGTCGACGTCACCGACCCGGACCTCACAGCACTCAAGGCCATGCTGCAAGTGCGTGAAGAAAGCACGCACCTGATCGACCTGCAGATCGTCGCGTTCCCCCAGGAAGGCATCGAGTCGTACCGCAACGGCCGCGAGCTGATGGAAGAAGCCATTCGCCTGGGCGCCGACGTGATCGGTGGTATCCCGCACTTTGAATACACCCGCGACCAAGGCGTGAGTTCGGTGAAGTTCCTGATGGACCTGGCTGAACGGACCGGCTGCCTGGTGGACGTGCACTGCGACGAAACCGATGACCCGCACTCGCGCTTTCTCGAAGTGCTGGCCGAAGAAGCCCGCAGCCGCGACATGGGCGCCCGCGTCACCGCCAGTCACACCACGGCCATGGGCTCCTACGACAATGCCTATTGCGCCAAACTCTTTCGCTTGCTCGGGCACTCAGGTATCAGTTTCGTCTCCTGCCCCACCGAGAGCATTCACCTGCAAGGCCGCTTCGACACCTTCCCGAAACGCCGCGGCGTCACCCGGGTCAACGAACTGCTGGAAGCCGGCATGAACGTGTGCTTCGGCCAGGACTCCATCGTCGACCCCTGGTACCCCCTGGGCAACGGCAACATCCTGCGGGTGCTCGAAGCCGGTTTGCACATCTGCCACATGCTCGGCTACCGCAACCTGCAAAGCGCCCTCGACCTGGTCACCGACAACAGCGCCAAGGCCATGGCCCTGGGTGACCGCTACGGCCTGGAGCCTGGACGGCCAGCCAACCTGTTGATCCTGTCGGCGGACAGCGACTACGAGGTCATCCGCAGCCAGGGCTTGCCGCTGTACTCGATCCGCAATGGCAACGTGTTGATGAAGCGTCAGCCAGCGCAGGTGGAGTTTATGTAA